A part of Apodemus sylvaticus chromosome 19, mApoSyl1.1, whole genome shotgun sequence genomic DNA contains:
- the LOC127669912 gene encoding olfactory receptor 2B11-like, translating into MLINKSHPEEFILLGFGDCPWLELPLFIILLVTYPTAMIGNIVIILVSILDTCLHSPMYFFLSNLSFLDMCYTTSIVPQMLTNLGGSTKTISYMRCVVQLYFFHTMGGTECVLLALMSFDRYVAICKPLHYTLIMNRRTCLLLVSTVWLTGISYAVTEATVTLQLPLCGHNKMDHLVCEIPVLIKTACGEKETNELALSVVCIFLLAVPLCLILASYACIGHAVFKIKSSGGRKKAFGTCSSHLIVVLLFYGPGISMYLQPPSSITKDQPKFMALFYGVVTPTLNPFIYTLRNKDVKGALGNLFRNIFISK; encoded by the coding sequence ATGTTGATTAATAAAAGTCATCCAGAAGAGTTTATTCTACTTGGCTTTGGAGACTGTCCTTGGCTGGAACTTCCTCTCTTTATTATTCTTCTGGTAACATACCCCACAGCCATGATTGGAAACATTGTCATCATTCTGGTGTCCATATTAGACACCTGTCTCCACagccccatgtacttcttcctcagcaacCTCTCCTTTCTGGACATGTGCTACACCACAAGCATTGTGCCTCAGATGCTAACCAACCTTGGGGGCTCCACAAAGACCATCAGCTACATGAGGTGTGTAGTTCAGCTTTATTTCTTCCACACAATGGGGGGTACAGAGTGTGTCCTCCTGGCTCTTATGTCCTTTGACCgatatgtggccatctgcaaacCACTGCACTACACCCTCATAATGAATCGACGTACCTGCCTCCTGTTAGTGTCCACTGTGTGGCTGACTGGAATTTCCTATGCTGTCACAGAGGCCACTGTGACACTGCAATTGCCTCTATGCGGCCACAATAAAATGGATCATTTGGTGTGTGAGATTCCAGTtctgataaaaactgcttgtggTGAAAAAGAGACTAATGAGCTTGCTCTCTCTgtggtttgcatttttcttttagctGTTCCTCTGTGTTTAATTCTTGCCTCCTATGCTTGTATTGGACATGCtgtctttaaaatcaaatcttcaGGGGGAAGGAAAAAGGCCTTTGGGACATGTTCCTCTCATCTCATTGTAGTTCTCTTGTTCTATGGTCCAGGCATTAGCATGTATCTTCAGCCTCCCTCTTCTATTACAAAAGACCAACCCAAGTTCATGGCTCTCTTCTATGGAGTAGTAACTCCTACACTGAACCCATTTATCTATACTCTGAGGAATAAGGATGTAAAGGGGGCATTAGGTAACCttttcagaaacatttttatttcaaagtga